One Sus scrofa isolate TJ Tabasco breed Duroc chromosome 1, Sscrofa11.1, whole genome shotgun sequence DNA segment encodes these proteins:
- the SCML4 gene encoding sex comb on midleg-like protein 4 isoform X6, producing MNRYSVDTSSSAFSHRGSLPTSSSLYCKRQNSGDGHLGGGSATTSSGPRTSPMTSGGLSASGLRPPGSSPKKNGTSLEGNRCASSPSPDRQDARRPRSRNPSTWSVEDVVWFVKDADPQALGPHVELFRKHEIDGNALLLLKSDMIMKYLGLKLGPALKLCYHIDKLKQAKF from the exons ATGAACCGCTACAGCGTGGAtacctcctcctctgcctttagCCACAGGggctccctgcccacctcctctTCATTGTACTGCAAGAGGCAGAATTCTGGAGACGGCCACCTTGGGGGAGGCTCAGCCACCACATCCAGTGGTCCCCGCACCAGCCCCATGACCTCTGGAGGCCTCTCAGCTTCTGGGCTGAGGCCCCCTGGCTCCAGCCCCAAGAAAAATGGGACCTCTCTTGAAGGAAACAGATGTG CCTCAAGCCCTTCTCCCGACAGGCAGGATGCCCGGCGGCCAAGGAGCAGGAACCCCTCCACCTGGTCAGTGGAGGATGTGGTCTGGTTCGTGAAAGATGCTGACCCGCAAGCTCTGGGGCCCCACGTGGAGCTCTTCCGGAAGCAT GAGATTGATGGCAATGCCCTCTTGTTGTTGAAGAGTGACATGATCATGAAATACTTGGGCCTGAAGCTAGGACCTGCACTGAAACTCTGCTACCACATTGATAAACTGAAGCAAGCCAAGTTCTGA